One Moorella sp. E308F genomic region harbors:
- a CDS encoding NAD(P)H-dependent glycerol-3-phosphate dehydrogenase codes for MLGTIAVIGAGSWGTALAILLARKGFRVNLWARRREVVAELEEIKENKAYLPGVKLPAGIRPTIDLQAATRDADLVVLSVPSHAVRLTARQVKPFLPPGTIVVNTAKGLELDTKKRLSEVLAEEGFTRVAVLSGPSHAEEVGRGLPTTVVVAAADRNVAEYVQDIFMDPTFRVYTNPDVTGVEFGGALKNIIALATGIADGLGLGDNARAALMTRGMAEIARLGVALGGKAMTFAGLSGIGDLIVTCTSMYSRNRRAGMQLGEGKALAEVLSGMGMVVEGVRTTAAARELARQYQIRMPITEEIYQVLYAGKPARDCVAALMERPRTHEVETGLW; via the coding sequence TTGCTCGGAACTATTGCCGTCATTGGTGCCGGTAGCTGGGGGACAGCGCTGGCCATTTTACTGGCCCGCAAGGGGTTTCGGGTGAACCTGTGGGCCAGGCGCCGGGAAGTTGTGGCTGAACTGGAAGAAATTAAGGAAAATAAAGCATATTTACCCGGGGTGAAATTACCTGCTGGTATCAGGCCGACGATTGATTTGCAGGCCGCCACTAGGGATGCAGACCTGGTGGTCTTGAGCGTACCTTCCCATGCCGTCAGGTTAACAGCCCGGCAGGTAAAACCTTTTTTACCTCCAGGAACTATAGTCGTTAATACTGCGAAAGGATTGGAACTGGACACTAAAAAACGTTTATCAGAAGTCCTGGCCGAAGAAGGTTTTACCCGGGTGGCGGTGCTTTCCGGCCCCAGCCACGCAGAAGAAGTTGGCCGCGGCCTGCCGACTACCGTGGTCGTAGCTGCTGCTGACAGGAATGTAGCTGAATATGTCCAGGATATTTTTATGGACCCTACCTTTCGCGTTTATACCAATCCCGATGTAACAGGGGTCGAATTTGGCGGCGCTTTAAAAAATATTATTGCCCTGGCCACAGGGATTGCTGATGGCCTGGGCTTGGGCGATAATGCCCGGGCTGCCCTAATGACCAGGGGTATGGCGGAAATTGCCCGGCTGGGGGTAGCCCTGGGGGGCAAAGCCATGACTTTTGCCGGTTTAAGTGGTATTGGCGATTTGATTGTCACCTGTACCAGCATGTATAGCCGTAACCGTCGCGCCGGGATGCAGCTGGGAGAGGGCAAGGCCCTGGCCGAAGTCCTGTCCGGGATGGGCATGGTAGTCGAAGGTGTGCGGACTACGGCGGCAGCCCGGGAGCTAGCCCGTCAGTACCAGATCCGGATGCCTATTACCGAAGAGATTTACCAGGTTCTTTATGCGGGCAAACCTGCGCGGGACTGTGTGGCCGCCCTGATGGAGCGACCACGTACCCACGAAGTCGAAACAGGTCTCTGGTAG
- a CDS encoding aspartate kinase, whose protein sequence is MALIVQKYGGTSVNGPERVKSVARRVVDTRRAGNDVVVIVSAPGDMTDDLIAMAHEISPNPPAREMDMLLATGEQTSIALLAMAIHELGEPVISLTGPQVGILTDNVHTKARILEVSCDRLHRELAEGKIVIVAGFQGRTGDNEITTLGRGGSDTTAVAVAAALKADVCQIYTDVDGVYTADPRIVPAARKLPVISYDEMLELASLGAQVLQPRSVEFGKLNHVVLEVRSSFNYNEGTLVKEVTEMEKKMVVSGVAGDRNVARIALHDVPDRPGIAKALFVALAKESINVDMIVQSAMRDGINDIAFTVGRNDLRKAVEVTERVRAEIGASKVTYNDKVAKVSIVGAGMITNPGVAAEMFACLAEEGINIHMISTSEIKVSCIIDEEYLTRAMQALHSRFGLDKE, encoded by the coding sequence ATGGCACTTATAGTTCAAAAATACGGCGGAACTTCCGTTAATGGGCCCGAACGGGTCAAAAGTGTAGCCCGCCGGGTGGTAGACACCCGCCGGGCGGGCAATGATGTAGTGGTCATTGTCTCGGCCCCCGGAGATATGACCGACGACCTGATCGCTATGGCCCACGAGATCAGTCCCAACCCACCGGCCCGGGAAATGGATATGCTCCTGGCTACGGGAGAGCAGACCTCTATTGCCCTGCTGGCCATGGCCATCCATGAACTCGGTGAACCGGTCATTTCCCTGACAGGGCCTCAGGTGGGCATTTTAACCGATAATGTCCACACCAAAGCCCGTATCCTGGAGGTTAGCTGTGATCGCCTGCACCGGGAGCTGGCGGAAGGAAAAATTGTCATTGTTGCCGGTTTCCAGGGCAGAACTGGCGATAATGAAATTACGACCCTGGGCCGGGGAGGTTCGGATACGACGGCCGTAGCCGTAGCTGCTGCCCTGAAGGCTGACGTTTGCCAGATTTATACTGATGTGGATGGCGTCTATACGGCGGACCCCCGGATAGTACCGGCAGCTAGGAAACTCCCGGTTATCTCCTACGACGAAATGCTGGAACTGGCCAGTCTCGGCGCCCAGGTGCTGCAGCCCCGCTCAGTGGAGTTCGGCAAGCTGAACCATGTGGTTTTAGAGGTACGTTCCAGCTTTAACTATAATGAAGGAACCCTGGTGAAAGAGGTGACCGAAATGGAAAAGAAAATGGTGGTCAGCGGCGTAGCCGGCGATCGGAATGTTGCCCGGATTGCCCTTCACGATGTTCCCGACCGGCCGGGGATTGCCAAAGCCTTATTTGTTGCCCTTGCCAAAGAAAGCATTAATGTCGATATGATCGTCCAGAGTGCCATGCGAGACGGTATCAACGATATTGCCTTTACCGTGGGCCGCAACGATCTCCGCAAGGCAGTTGAGGTTACCGAAAGGGTGCGCGCCGAGATCGGTGCCAGCAAGGTAACTTATAATGATAAAGTGGCCAAGGTGTCCATTGTCGGCGCCGGTATGATTACCAATCCCGGCGTAGCCGCTGAGATGTTTGCCTGCCTGGCGGAGGAAGGGATCAATATCCATATGATCAGCACCTCCGAGATCAAGGTTTCCTGCATCATTGATGAAGAGTACCTGACCAGGGCCATGCAGGCCCTCCACAGCCGCTTCGGCCTGGACAAGGAATAA
- the thrB gene encoding homoserine kinase, which yields MPLVRVPATTANLGPGFDTLGMALDLYDELLIEAAPDLEITVTGEGEATIPRGPENIAYRAAMAVFARVRRVAVNLKIAMHNNIPIARGLGSSAAALVGGLVGANALLGEPLSRDDLVNLATELEGHPDNVAPAILGGLVVAAREGNKVYCRRLEPPAGLMTVVAIPQFTLSTRISRGVLPARVALSDAVFNLSRVGLLLTAVQAGDLELMGKMMEDKLHQPYRLSLVPGMRDVFAAAREAGALAVTLSGSGPSVIAFCHGRKPEVGQAMTAAFARHGVACTVKELAPCSQGALIV from the coding sequence ATGCCACTGGTACGGGTGCCGGCTACAACAGCCAACCTGGGGCCGGGGTTTGATACCCTGGGTATGGCCCTGGACCTTTACGATGAACTGCTAATCGAAGCAGCTCCTGACCTGGAGATTACCGTAACCGGTGAAGGCGAGGCAACCATACCCCGGGGACCGGAAAATATAGCTTACCGGGCGGCCATGGCCGTTTTTGCACGCGTCAGGCGGGTAGCCGTTAATTTAAAAATAGCAATGCATAATAACATCCCCATAGCACGGGGCCTGGGCTCCAGCGCAGCAGCCCTGGTGGGAGGGCTTGTTGGAGCCAATGCCCTTCTCGGTGAACCATTAAGCCGGGATGATCTGGTAAATCTGGCTACGGAACTGGAAGGGCACCCCGATAATGTGGCCCCGGCTATTTTAGGCGGCCTGGTAGTAGCCGCCAGGGAGGGGAATAAGGTCTACTGCCGGCGCCTGGAACCGCCGGCAGGCTTAATGACCGTGGTTGCTATTCCCCAGTTCACCCTGTCAACCAGGATATCCCGGGGTGTCCTGCCGGCCAGGGTGGCCTTAAGTGATGCTGTCTTTAACCTCAGCCGGGTAGGTCTCCTCCTGACCGCCGTCCAGGCCGGTGACCTGGAGTTAATGGGAAAAATGATGGAGGATAAACTGCATCAGCCCTACCGCTTGTCCCTGGTGCCGGGGATGAGGGATGTTTTTGCCGCCGCCCGGGAGGCCGGGGCCCTGGCTGTCACTTTAAGCGGTTCCGGGCCGTCGGTAATTGCTTTTTGCCATGGCCGCAAGCCCGAGGTAGGACAGGCCATGACGGCAGCCTTTGCCCGCCATGGGGTGGCCTGTACCGTGAAAGAGCTAGCCCCGTGCTCCCAGGGCGCATTGATCGTTTAA
- the spoIVA gene encoding stage IV sporulation protein A yields MEKRDIFRDIAERTGGDIYLGVMGPVRSGKSTFITQFMEKLVLPNIKNPNERDRARDELPQSGAGRMIMTTEPKFIPNEAVEITIREGLKMRVRVVDCVGYTVPGALGYEEGGGPRMVQTPWFEEPVPFQEAAETGTRKVINDHATLGIVVTTDGSITEIPREDYVDAEERVIWELKDLGKPFVVLLNSVHPLAEDTITLAGELESAYDVPVLPVDCLHLNEEDILHIMEEALYEFPVAEVNVNLPRWVDELAGEHWLRQQLENAVRDSVGEVRRLRDINGAIERLNENEYVSRVALKDMDLGTGTAHIDLATREGLFYQILREVSGLDINGDQDILRWIQELAGIKKEWDKIAYGIQEVRNTGYGVVTPTEEEMELAEPELIKQGGRSGVRLKATAPSYHFIRADITTEVTPLIGTEKQCEDLVKYIMEEFEDNPQKIWQTNVFGKSLSELVREGIQSKLYRMPESAQVKLQETVERIVNDGGGGLICIII; encoded by the coding sequence GTGGAAAAGCGGGATATTTTCCGGGATATAGCCGAACGTACCGGTGGTGATATTTATCTCGGCGTCATGGGGCCGGTACGCAGTGGCAAGTCGACTTTTATTACTCAATTCATGGAAAAGCTGGTGTTGCCTAACATCAAAAATCCCAATGAACGGGACCGGGCCAGGGATGAATTGCCCCAGAGCGGCGCCGGGCGCATGATTATGACCACCGAACCCAAATTTATTCCCAATGAAGCGGTGGAGATTACCATCCGTGAAGGGTTAAAGATGCGCGTGCGGGTGGTAGATTGCGTTGGTTATACTGTTCCTGGCGCCCTGGGTTATGAGGAGGGCGGGGGCCCCAGAATGGTCCAGACGCCCTGGTTTGAAGAGCCGGTACCCTTCCAGGAAGCAGCGGAAACAGGAACGCGCAAGGTAATCAACGACCACGCCACCCTTGGCATCGTTGTCACCACCGATGGCAGTATTACCGAGATTCCCCGAGAAGATTACGTCGATGCCGAGGAACGGGTCATCTGGGAACTCAAGGATTTAGGTAAGCCCTTCGTCGTCCTGCTCAATTCCGTCCATCCCCTGGCGGAAGACACAATTACCCTGGCGGGGGAACTGGAGTCCGCTTATGATGTACCGGTCTTACCGGTGGACTGTCTGCATTTAAACGAAGAAGACATCCTGCATATCATGGAAGAGGCCCTCTATGAGTTTCCGGTGGCCGAGGTCAACGTCAACCTGCCCCGCTGGGTGGATGAACTGGCAGGCGAACACTGGTTAAGACAGCAACTGGAAAATGCCGTTCGGGATTCAGTAGGGGAGGTCCGGCGTTTGCGAGATATCAATGGCGCTATTGAGAGGCTTAATGAAAATGAATATGTTTCCCGGGTAGCATTAAAGGATATGGACCTGGGAACCGGTACCGCCCACATTGACCTGGCGACCAGGGAAGGGCTTTTCTACCAAATCCTGCGGGAAGTCAGTGGCCTGGACATCAATGGTGACCAGGATATCTTGCGCTGGATACAGGAACTGGCCGGCATCAAGAAAGAATGGGATAAAATCGCCTATGGTATCCAGGAAGTACGCAACACCGGTTACGGTGTCGTTACGCCTACCGAGGAAGAAATGGAACTGGCCGAACCGGAACTTATCAAGCAAGGTGGTCGCTCCGGCGTAAGGCTCAAAGCCACAGCCCCATCTTACCACTTCATCCGCGCCGATATCACTACCGAGGTAACGCCACTGATAGGTACTGAAAAGCAGTGTGAGGACCTGGTGAAATACATCATGGAGGAGTTTGAAGATAACCCCCAGAAGATCTGGCAGACCAATGTTTTCGGCAAATCCTTGAGCGAACTGGTGCGGGAAGGTATCCAGAGTAAACTCTACCGTATGCCGGAAAGTGCCCAGGTGAAGCTCCAGGAAACAGTAGAACGCATTGTCAACGACGGTGGCGGCGGGCTAATCTGCATTATAATTTAG
- a CDS encoding FadR/GntR family transcriptional regulator, protein MRDSSIDRPFQPINRNPKSVYHRVVDEIKKSIFEGRMKPGDRLPAERELAEMLGVSRTSVREALKMLAAEGLVSIRHGQGAFISEQDPDEYLKRFASHLPVNRDTVLHLFEVRKVLEPQAARWVAERASQADIQELAGMVTTTREHLGRLRSGRLSLLAGHDSNFHYRLAQATGNTVLVRLMHSMLDLLADSRSRSLAIPGRGERSVDEHYEIVKALLNRDGEGAAAAMLRHLEDVEEQVAAAWREG, encoded by the coding sequence TTGCGCGATAGTTCGATTGACAGGCCTTTCCAGCCCATTAACCGCAATCCCAAAAGCGTCTACCACCGGGTGGTAGATGAAATCAAAAAAAGCATTTTTGAGGGGCGGATGAAACCCGGCGATCGCCTGCCGGCCGAGCGGGAACTGGCGGAAATGCTGGGTGTGAGCCGTACTTCCGTCCGGGAAGCCTTAAAAATGCTGGCTGCCGAGGGCCTGGTAAGCATCCGTCACGGCCAGGGGGCGTTTATCAGCGAGCAGGATCCCGATGAATACTTAAAGCGCTTTGCCAGCCACCTGCCGGTGAACAGGGATACCGTTTTGCATTTATTTGAAGTGCGTAAAGTGTTGGAGCCCCAAGCGGCCCGCTGGGTGGCGGAAAGGGCCAGCCAGGCTGATATCCAGGAACTGGCCGGCATGGTGACCACCACCAGGGAACATTTGGGCCGCCTGCGCAGCGGCCGCCTTTCCCTCCTCGCCGGGCATGACAGCAATTTCCATTACCGGTTGGCCCAGGCCACCGGCAATACCGTCCTGGTGCGCTTGATGCACAGCATGCTCGATCTCCTGGCTGACAGCCGCTCCCGCAGCCTGGCCATTCCCGGGCGCGGTGAACGCTCGGTCGATGAACACTATGAGATAGTAAAGGCTTTGCTTAACCGTGATGGCGAAGGGGCTGCGGCTGCCATGTTGCGGCACTTGGAAGACGTCGAGGAGCAGGTAGCCGCCGCCTGGCGCGAGGGATAA
- the metX gene encoding homoserine O-acetyltransferase MetX: MGDVGIVTTRFYNWPGSLQLESGARLGPLTIAYETYGELNAAGDNAVLVLHALTGSAHIAGRHSPDDRLPGWWDPLVGPGRALDTGRYFVICANVLGSCYGTTGPASINPASGRPYGLDFPIITIRDMVRAQKILLDYLGVKHLVAAIGGSMGGMQVLEWGFLYPEMVTAIIPIATCGRTTPMQIAFNNVQREAIYADPDWKGGDYYGTPGPQRGLALARRIGTITYKSDPSWTMKFGRTVVDPGKYYQLEGQFEVESYLAYQGRKLVQRFDANAYLYLTKAIDLHDVSRGRGNYTEVWHNLPPCLGIGISSDFLFPPYQVKEIVSLINASGGRAQYMELNSPYGHDAFLIEFKQLEAIIKPYLRQVKL, encoded by the coding sequence ATGGGCGATGTAGGTATTGTTACCACCCGGTTTTATAACTGGCCGGGAAGCCTGCAGCTGGAAAGCGGGGCCCGTTTGGGCCCCCTTACCATAGCCTATGAAACCTATGGCGAGCTGAATGCTGCCGGGGATAACGCCGTCCTGGTTCTCCATGCCCTTACCGGCAGCGCCCATATTGCCGGCCGCCATTCCCCGGACGACCGGCTGCCCGGCTGGTGGGACCCCCTGGTGGGACCGGGCAGGGCTCTGGATACCGGGCGTTATTTCGTGATCTGTGCCAACGTCCTGGGCAGCTGTTATGGGACTACAGGACCAGCCAGCATAAACCCGGCCAGCGGCAGGCCCTATGGTCTAGATTTTCCAATAATTACTATTCGTGACATGGTTCGGGCCCAGAAAATACTGCTGGATTACCTGGGCGTGAAACATCTGGTAGCGGCCATCGGCGGTTCCATGGGCGGTATGCAGGTCCTGGAATGGGGTTTCCTTTACCCGGAAATGGTAACAGCCATTATCCCCATTGCCACCTGCGGCCGGACGACACCTATGCAGATAGCTTTCAACAATGTCCAGCGAGAAGCTATTTACGCCGATCCTGACTGGAAGGGTGGCGACTATTATGGCACCCCGGGACCCCAGCGGGGACTGGCCCTGGCCCGGCGGATAGGGACCATTACTTATAAGAGCGACCCTTCCTGGACCATGAAATTCGGCCGGACCGTGGTGGACCCGGGAAAATACTACCAGCTTGAGGGCCAGTTTGAAGTGGAAAGCTACCTGGCTTACCAGGGGAGAAAGCTGGTCCAGCGCTTTGACGCCAATGCTTATCTCTACTTGACCAAAGCTATTGATCTCCATGATGTCAGCCGGGGCCGGGGAAATTATACTGAAGTATGGCATAATTTACCTCCATGTCTGGGGATAGGCATATCCAGCGATTTTCTTTTCCCTCCCTACCAGGTGAAAGAGATTGTCAGTCTAATTAATGCCAGCGGCGGTCGCGCCCAGTACATGGAACTCAATTCTCCCTATGGTCATGACGCCTTTCTTATTGAATTTAAACAGCTGGAGGCTATTATTAAACCTTACCTCCGCCAGGTTAAGCTCTGA
- a CDS encoding homocysteine synthase produces MSQQQQYRFATLAVHAGQEPDPATGARAVPIYQTTSYVFRDADHAATLFALSEPGNIYTRITNPTTDVFEKRMAALEGGVGALATASGQAAITLAIANIATAGQEIVASTSLYGGTFTLFNYTLPKFGIKVRFVDSTDPEDYRRAINDNTRAIYVEIIGNPKLDVPDLEALAAIAHAAGIPLIVDNTFATPYLCQPIAFGADIVVHSATKFIGGHGTSIGGVIVDAGKFNWDNGNFPGLVDPDPSYHGLSYLKAFGPAAYIVKARAQLLRDMGPALSPFNAFLFLQGLETLPLRMERHVQNALQIARWLAEHPAVAWVSYPGLPNHPSYELVQKYLPRGAGAILTFGIKGGREAGKKFINSLKLFSLLANVGDAKSLVIHPASTTHQQLTPEEQLASGVTEDLVRLSIGLEDVDDLIADLDQALSRSRL; encoded by the coding sequence ATGTCCCAGCAGCAGCAGTACCGTTTTGCCACCCTGGCGGTCCACGCCGGCCAGGAACCAGACCCGGCTACGGGAGCGCGAGCCGTACCCATTTACCAGACCACTTCCTACGTTTTCCGGGATGCCGACCATGCGGCGACCCTCTTTGCCTTAAGCGAACCCGGCAACATTTACACCCGGATCACGAACCCCACTACCGATGTTTTCGAAAAAAGAATGGCTGCTTTGGAAGGTGGGGTGGGGGCTCTGGCTACGGCTTCCGGCCAGGCGGCTATCACCCTGGCCATTGCCAATATTGCCACCGCCGGGCAGGAAATCGTGGCTTCCACCAGCCTTTACGGCGGCACCTTCACCCTCTTTAATTACACCCTGCCAAAATTCGGCATCAAGGTCCGCTTCGTCGACAGTACCGATCCGGAAGATTACCGGAGGGCCATTAACGACAACACCCGTGCCATTTATGTAGAGATTATAGGCAACCCCAAACTGGACGTACCGGACCTGGAAGCCCTGGCGGCCATCGCCCACGCGGCTGGCATACCCCTGATCGTTGACAATACCTTTGCCACGCCGTATTTATGCCAGCCCATTGCCTTCGGTGCCGATATCGTGGTTCATTCAGCCACCAAGTTTATCGGCGGCCACGGCACCTCCATAGGCGGTGTCATTGTCGATGCCGGTAAATTCAACTGGGACAACGGTAATTTTCCCGGCCTGGTGGATCCGGACCCCAGTTATCACGGTCTCAGTTATCTGAAGGCTTTCGGGCCGGCGGCCTATATCGTCAAGGCGCGGGCCCAGCTCCTGCGCGACATGGGACCGGCTTTAAGTCCCTTCAATGCTTTCCTTTTTCTCCAGGGCCTGGAAACCCTGCCCTTACGTATGGAGCGGCACGTCCAGAATGCCTTGCAGATTGCCCGCTGGCTGGCAGAACACCCGGCCGTCGCCTGGGTAAGTTACCCCGGCTTGCCCAACCACCCCTCCTATGAACTGGTGCAAAAGTACCTCCCCCGGGGAGCAGGGGCGATTTTAACCTTTGGTATTAAAGGTGGCAGGGAAGCAGGGAAAAAATTTATCAACAGCCTGAAACTGTTCTCTCTCCTGGCCAATGTCGGTGACGCCAAGTCCCTGGTCATCCACCCGGCCAGCACTACCCACCAGCAATTAACGCCCGAGGAGCAGCTGGCATCAGGCGTAACTGAGGATCTGGTCCGCCTCTCCATTGGCCTGGAAGATGTCGACGACCTCATTGCCGACCTGGATCAGGCCCTGAGCAGGAGCAGGTTATAG
- a CDS encoding homoserine dehydrogenase, translating into MSGPINIGLLGLGTVGSGVVQLLRQNGAAIAQKLGRPLKISRILVRDRHRPRQVEVSPDLLTTEPETILADPDIHIIVEVMGGTGAAREYLLKAISRGKSVVTANKDLLALHGKELFDAAAASGVDLLFEASVGGGIPIIRPLKECLAGNRIRQVMGIVNGTTNYILTKMSREGRDFEEVLREAQALGYAEADPAADIEGDDAARKMAILASIAFGTRITYPDVYREGISHLTAQDISYAADLGYAIKLLGIAREDEEGIEVRVHPALVPINHPLAAVSDVFNAIFVEGDAVGETMFYGRGAGSMPTASAVVGDIIEAARNLQYKTRGRISCTCFYDKPLKPIGAINTKYYLRLVVVDRPGVLASIAGVFGDREVSLASVIQERMLGELAELVLITHRVREQNLKDALGVLAGLPVVKEIACVLRVEGGESS; encoded by the coding sequence GTGTCAGGACCAATAAATATCGGCCTCCTGGGCCTGGGTACCGTGGGCAGCGGCGTGGTCCAGCTCCTGCGACAGAACGGGGCTGCCATCGCCCAGAAGCTGGGCCGGCCTTTGAAAATCAGCCGCATCCTGGTACGGGACAGGCATCGACCTCGCCAGGTAGAAGTCAGTCCCGACTTGCTTACTACCGAACCGGAAACGATCCTGGCCGACCCGGATATTCATATTATAGTAGAAGTTATGGGCGGCACCGGCGCGGCGCGGGAATACCTCCTCAAGGCAATCAGCCGGGGCAAAAGCGTGGTTACGGCCAACAAGGATCTCCTCGCCCTTCACGGCAAGGAGCTTTTTGATGCCGCTGCGGCCAGCGGCGTTGATCTTCTTTTTGAAGCCAGTGTAGGTGGTGGCATTCCCATTATTCGCCCCTTGAAGGAATGCCTGGCCGGCAACCGTATCCGCCAGGTCATGGGCATCGTCAACGGGACCACCAATTATATCCTCACCAAGATGAGCCGGGAAGGCCGTGATTTTGAAGAAGTCCTTCGGGAAGCCCAAGCCCTGGGTTATGCCGAGGCCGATCCGGCAGCCGATATTGAAGGTGACGATGCCGCCCGCAAAATGGCCATTCTGGCTTCCATTGCCTTTGGTACCCGCATTACTTACCCGGATGTTTACCGGGAAGGCATCAGCCACCTGACTGCCCAGGACATCAGTTACGCCGCCGACCTGGGTTATGCCATTAAGCTCTTAGGAATTGCCCGCGAAGACGAAGAGGGAATCGAAGTACGGGTCCACCCGGCCCTGGTACCTATAAACCATCCCCTGGCGGCAGTGAGCGATGTTTTTAATGCCATTTTCGTGGAAGGCGATGCCGTAGGGGAAACTATGTTTTACGGCCGGGGGGCCGGTTCCATGCCTACGGCCAGCGCTGTGGTGGGCGATATTATAGAAGCAGCCCGCAACCTCCAGTACAAAACCCGGGGCCGCATATCCTGTACCTGCTTTTATGACAAACCCCTGAAACCTATAGGAGCAATCAATACAAAGTATTACTTACGACTGGTTGTTGTCGACCGGCCGGGGGTCCTGGCCAGTATCGCCGGCGTGTTTGGTGACCGAGAAGTCAGTCTGGCCTCGGTCATCCAGGAGCGGATGTTGGGGGAACTGGCCGAGCTAGTACTCATTACCCACCGTGTCCGGGAGCAAAACCTGAAGGATGCTCTTGGTGTCTTAGCCGGTCTGCCAGTTGTTAAAGAAATAGCCTGCGTTTTGCGGGTAGAAGGAGGAGAAAGTAGTTGA
- a CDS encoding LysM peptidoglycan-binding domain-containing protein, giving the protein MGFFEVPCPSGRYWRVEAGDTLYQIALRIGTTVAELERLNPGIDPYNLQIGQVLCLPNEPPCPSGVYWQVAPGDTLYSIARATGTTVEKLLELNPHVDPYNLQVGQNICLPG; this is encoded by the coding sequence GTGGGCTTTTTTGAAGTACCCTGCCCATCCGGCCGTTACTGGCGGGTGGAAGCGGGGGATACCCTGTATCAAATAGCCTTACGGATTGGTACTACGGTAGCCGAACTGGAACGCCTGAATCCCGGGATTGATCCTTATAATTTGCAGATTGGCCAGGTGCTCTGCCTGCCTAACGAACCGCCCTGTCCCTCGGGCGTATACTGGCAGGTTGCTCCCGGCGACACCCTGTACAGCATTGCCCGGGCCACCGGGACGACGGTAGAAAAGTTGCTGGAACTAAATCCCCATGTAGATCCCTACAATCTCCAGGTCGGCCAGAATATCTGCCTGCCAGGGTAA
- the thrC gene encoding threonine synthase, whose protein sequence is MSWPGVIRAYREFLPVTEATPLITLQEGNTPLIAAGNLSRELGIKLYFKYEGLNPTGSFKDRGMVMAVAKAMEAGSKAIMCASTGNTSASAAAYAARCGLKCSVLIPEGNIALGKLAQALFYGARVIAIQGNFDDALKLVRRITAKHPITLVNSINPFRIEGQKTAAFEVCDWLGEAPDYLAIPVGNAGNITAYWKGFNEYYQAGRSHFLPKMIGFQAEGAAPIVRGEVVPNPETVATAIRIGNPASWQPAVRAAKESGGFIDCVSDEEILAAQRLLATAEGIFAEPASAASLAGVIKYVKKGYFHQGDRVVCVLTGHGLKDPNIAIKQVAEPISLPPEEARIVEVIL, encoded by the coding sequence TTGAGCTGGCCGGGGGTTATTCGCGCTTACCGGGAGTTCCTGCCGGTGACGGAGGCAACTCCCTTGATTACTTTACAGGAGGGGAACACTCCCCTGATAGCCGCCGGTAATCTTTCCCGGGAGCTGGGGATAAAACTCTATTTCAAGTATGAGGGGCTTAACCCCACCGGTTCCTTTAAGGACCGGGGCATGGTCATGGCGGTGGCCAAAGCTATGGAGGCCGGGTCAAAGGCCATTATGTGTGCTTCGACGGGAAATACGTCAGCTTCGGCTGCCGCCTATGCCGCCCGTTGCGGCTTAAAGTGCAGCGTTCTTATACCAGAAGGCAACATCGCCCTGGGGAAACTGGCGCAGGCTCTTTTTTACGGCGCCAGGGTGATTGCCATCCAGGGTAATTTTGACGACGCCCTGAAGCTGGTACGCCGGATTACGGCCAAACATCCTATTACTCTCGTTAATTCCATTAACCCTTTCCGTATTGAAGGGCAAAAAACGGCTGCCTTCGAGGTTTGCGATTGGCTTGGCGAGGCGCCCGATTACCTGGCCATCCCTGTAGGCAACGCCGGCAACATTACTGCTTACTGGAAGGGCTTTAATGAGTATTACCAGGCCGGTCGGAGTCATTTTTTGCCGAAAATGATTGGCTTCCAGGCCGAAGGCGCGGCGCCCATTGTGCGGGGCGAAGTGGTGCCCAACCCGGAAACGGTGGCCACGGCCATCCGCATTGGTAACCCGGCCAGCTGGCAGCCGGCCGTACGGGCGGCGAAAGAATCCGGTGGCTTTATCGACTGTGTCAGCGATGAAGAAATCCTGGCGGCCCAGCGCCTGCTGGCTACAGCCGAGGGCATCTTTGCCGAACCGGCTTCGGCCGCTTCCCTGGCCGGGGTAATCAAGTATGTTAAAAAAGGCTATTTTCACCAGGGCGACCGTGTCGTCTGCGTATTGACCGGTCACGGCCTGAAGGATCCCAATATTGCCATTAAACAAGTGGCCGAACCTATATCCCTGCCGCCTGAAGAGGCCAGGATAGTAGAAGTAATATTGTAA